The genomic window AAGGCGGCCATGGTCGCGCTCCATGCCAACGCGACAAAGCCGGAAGGGTACACGTCGCCGTCCAGCCACACATCCAGCATGCGCTAGCAGATAATGTTCGCGCCTCATCTATCCGGCGATCTATCCGAAGAAAAGAATAGCGGTCGCCTTTTTAACCCTTAGGAGCACCCATGAAAATCACTGTCTGGACCGTCACCTCGGACACAGACTCCGGTCTCAGCACCTCCGTACACGCCACTCAGAAAGATGCCTACATCGAAACCAAAGGCCGCTTGTGCAATTCGACTGAGGAAGAGGCCGTATTCGACAAGCACATTGGCGCGGGCAACTTTGACGAACTGGCCAGCTACCTCCAGAGTGAGATCGAGGGCTCGCTGGATTCCTTCAATGTCGAGGAACACACTCTGGAAGTGTCCGATGCGGTTTCGCCGTGGAAAGCCCTTGAACGCTTGCTTGGCCCCTCGTATTGCTCGGAGTTCATGTACATGGGCCGCGATCAAGACCGTGGGCTCGAGATGTACAAACATATCAATTCCCGGCGCTATCTCAACATTGATCCGACGAACGGCGATACATATCGGCGCGGATCGGGGAATGATTGGGCCAGGGTCCAGCCCGGTGAGGCAATACGTTTCGCACGCTCCATCGAGTAGCTTCCACACACATCGTTTCGCGCATTCGACGGCGTCGGAATCTCGACCCCTTTTTCGTTCGACTAAGAGGAGTGATGTATGAGTTTCGACCATTCGACCGCTGCAAATCCGCTCCTGTTTGAAGCGTTCCCCTCAGAAGAACAGCAGGAAAGCGGACCCCAAAATCCCGCGCTTTCACAATGGTTTACTCCCGAATGGGCGGCTGAGTCTCTGGTAACACGCTATTTTCCCGATCTCAATCCTTCAGACCTGGTGATCGAACCCTCTTGCGGTCTCGGGTCATTCTTGAAAGCCATCCCGGATTCAGTTCCTGTGATCGGCGTCGAGATCGATCCCGAACTGGCCGACCGAGCACGTGCCAACACAAATCGCGAGATCCTTACTGGAGATTTCTCGACCATCCCGCTCCCCCCGGATGTGACTGCCGTCATCGGCAATCCGCCATTCGTCGTGCCGGTGATCGAACGGTTCCTCAACCGCTCCCATCACATCCTGCCTACCGATGGACGCTGCGGGCTGTTGCTTCCCGCCTATGCCTTTCAGACATTTGGCCGGGTGAATCGCTGGAATGAGAAGTGGAGCCTGCGCGCCGACATGATTCCGCGTGGCCTGTTTCCAAACCTTCGTTTACCCCTGGCATTCTGCATGTTCACGAAGGACACTCGCCGCAGCATGGTGGGACTTGCCCTTTATGCCGAG from Terriglobia bacterium includes these protein-coding regions:
- a CDS encoding class I SAM-dependent methyltransferase; translated protein: MSFDHSTAANPLLFEAFPSEEQQESGPQNPALSQWFTPEWAAESLVTRYFPDLNPSDLVIEPSCGLGSFLKAIPDSVPVIGVEIDPELADRARANTNREILTGDFSTIPLPPDVTAVIGNPPFVVPVIERFLNRSHHILPTDGRCGLLLPAYAFQTFGRVNRWNEKWSLRADMIPRGLFPNLRLPLAFCMFTKDTRRSMVGLALYAEAAMIGKRGSNVQLSLPAQLTTGKYRSEPEKNRKLPLVVVQRRRRCAA